From the genome of Bradyrhizobium sp. SZCCHNS1050, one region includes:
- a CDS encoding xanthine dehydrogenase family protein subunit M — protein MYEFKYHRPATVRQAANLLTKNEDAKLVAGGHTLVPVMKQRLASPPHLVDLSHVEGLDTIEVKGRNLVIGAMARHADVANSATVGEAIPALAHLASLIGDPAVRHRGTIGGSIANNDPTADYPAACLALGATIVTNKRKLKAEEFFLGLFTTALEPDEIITKVSFPLAKKAAYVKFRNQASRYALVGVFVARRPSDVRVAVTGAGGNGVFRVTAFEEALQKRFSPKVLEGIPVSAEGLNSDIHGSAEYRAHLIGVLARRAVDAANAGAKASTASEGAAEPEAPAS, from the coding sequence ATGTACGAATTCAAATATCACCGGCCGGCGACCGTGCGCCAGGCCGCCAATCTCCTCACCAAGAACGAAGACGCCAAGCTGGTCGCCGGCGGCCACACGCTGGTGCCGGTCATGAAGCAGCGGCTCGCGAGCCCGCCGCATCTGGTCGATCTCTCCCATGTCGAGGGGCTCGATACGATCGAGGTGAAGGGCCGAAACCTCGTGATCGGCGCGATGGCGCGTCATGCCGACGTCGCCAACTCCGCAACCGTCGGCGAGGCGATTCCGGCGCTCGCCCATCTGGCGAGCCTGATCGGCGATCCCGCGGTGCGCCATCGCGGCACCATCGGCGGCTCGATCGCCAACAACGATCCGACCGCGGACTATCCAGCCGCGTGCCTTGCGCTCGGCGCCACCATCGTCACCAACAAGCGCAAGCTGAAGGCCGAGGAGTTCTTCCTCGGGCTGTTCACGACCGCGCTGGAGCCGGACGAGATCATCACCAAGGTGAGCTTCCCGCTGGCCAAGAAGGCGGCCTACGTCAAGTTCCGCAACCAGGCCTCCCGCTACGCGCTGGTCGGCGTGTTCGTCGCCCGCCGTCCGTCCGACGTGCGCGTTGCGGTGACCGGGGCCGGCGGCAATGGCGTGTTCCGCGTCACCGCCTTCGAGGAGGCGCTGCAGAAGCGCTTCTCGCCGAAGGTGCTGGAGGGCATTCCGGTCTCGGCCGAAGGCCTCAACAGCGACATCCACGGCAGCGCCGAATATCGTGCCCATCTGATCGGCGTGCTGGCGCGCCGTGCGGTCGATGCGGCCAATGCCGGCGCCAAGGCCTCAACCGCGTCGGAGGGAGCCGCCGAACCCGAGGCTCCGGCTTCGTGA
- the pcaD gene encoding 3-oxoadipate enol-lactonase: MPMIDADGCLLNVTVEGRDGGPTLMLSNSLGSTLQMWEPQMRAFTQVFRVIRYDRRGHGKSQVPPGPYSIERFGRDALAILDDLNIEKVHWCGVSMGGMVGQWLAAHAPERIGKLVLANTTCYYPDPAIWDARIKAVEDSGLAGIADTVIAGWLTQEFRDHNPDVADRMKAMLVATPVGGYLACCAALRALDLREDLPAIKSPTLVVAGRYDKSTPIAMAEAIRSRIPGASMTIVDAAHISNVEAAGQFNDAVLGFLTQH; encoded by the coding sequence ATGCCGATGATCGATGCCGACGGCTGTCTGTTGAATGTCACCGTCGAGGGCCGCGACGGCGGGCCGACCCTGATGCTCTCGAACTCGCTCGGCTCGACGCTGCAGATGTGGGAGCCGCAGATGCGCGCCTTCACGCAGGTGTTCCGCGTGATCCGCTATGACCGGCGCGGTCATGGCAAATCGCAAGTGCCGCCCGGGCCCTACTCGATCGAGCGATTCGGCCGCGATGCGCTGGCGATTCTCGATGACCTCAACATCGAGAAGGTGCACTGGTGCGGCGTGTCGATGGGCGGCATGGTCGGGCAGTGGCTCGCCGCTCATGCTCCTGAACGCATCGGCAAGCTCGTGCTCGCCAACACCACCTGCTACTACCCCGATCCGGCAATCTGGGACGCCCGCATCAAGGCGGTCGAGGACAGCGGACTCGCTGGAATCGCCGACACGGTCATCGCTGGCTGGCTGACGCAGGAGTTTCGTGATCACAATCCTGATGTCGCCGACCGGATGAAGGCAATGCTCGTGGCCACCCCTGTCGGCGGCTATCTTGCCTGCTGCGCGGCGCTGCGTGCCCTGGACCTGCGTGAGGATCTGCCGGCCATCAAGAGCCCGACCCTCGTCGTGGCCGGCCGCTACGACAAATCGACGCCGATCGCGATGGCGGAAGCAATCCGCAGCCGCATCCCCGGCGCCAGCATGACCATCGTCGATGCCGCGCACATCTCGAATGTCGAAGCGGCGGGCCAGTTCAACGATGCCGTGCTGGGCTTTCTGACCCAGCACTGA
- a CDS encoding (2Fe-2S)-binding protein, with translation MAKISMIVNGNPVTANVDPRTLLVQFLRENLRLTGTHVGCDTSQCGACVVHLDGKAVKSCTTLAVMADGHEVRTIEGLAADGAPLHPMQEAFREHHGLQCGFCTPGMIMTAVDLVHRKGHELSDETIREELEGNLCRCTGYQNIVQSIAAGAKAMAKSDLA, from the coding sequence ATGGCCAAGATTTCCATGATTGTGAACGGTAATCCCGTCACGGCGAACGTCGACCCGCGGACGCTGCTGGTGCAGTTCCTGCGCGAGAATCTGCGCCTCACCGGCACCCATGTCGGCTGCGACACGTCGCAATGCGGCGCCTGCGTCGTCCATCTCGATGGCAAGGCAGTGAAGTCCTGCACGACCTTGGCCGTGATGGCCGATGGTCATGAGGTCAGGACGATCGAGGGACTCGCTGCCGACGGCGCGCCGCTGCATCCGATGCAGGAGGCGTTTCGCGAGCATCATGGCCTGCAATGCGGTTTCTGCACGCCGGGCATGATCATGACCGCGGTCGACCTCGTCCACCGTAAGGGACATGAGCTCAGCGACGAGACCATTCGCGAGGAGCTCGAGGGCAATCTCTGCCGCTGCACGGGCTATCAGAACATCGTGCAATCGATCGCCGCCGGCGCCAAGGCGATGGCCAAATCGGACCTCGCCTAA
- a CDS encoding carbon monoxide dehydrogenase subunit G produces the protein MAMTMTGEVQLAAPREQVWDKLNDPEVLKACIPGCEELERTEDGGLRAVAKMKVGPVSARFKGKVTLSDLDPPNGYKISGEGEGGVAGFAKGGAVVALADKDGGTLLTYNVEAQIGGKLAQLGQRLINGTAKKLADEFFANFAKAVQG, from the coding sequence ATGGCTATGACGATGACGGGCGAAGTCCAGCTGGCCGCTCCGCGAGAGCAGGTCTGGGACAAGCTGAATGATCCGGAGGTGCTCAAGGCCTGCATTCCCGGCTGCGAGGAGCTGGAGAGGACCGAGGATGGCGGCCTCCGCGCCGTTGCCAAGATGAAGGTCGGACCGGTCTCTGCGCGCTTCAAAGGCAAGGTGACCTTGAGCGATCTCGATCCGCCGAACGGCTACAAGATCTCCGGCGAAGGCGAGGGCGGTGTCGCCGGATTCGCCAAGGGTGGCGCGGTCGTCGCGCTGGCGGACAAGGACGGCGGCACGCTGCTGACCTACAATGTCGAAGCGCAGATCGGCGGCAAGCTGGCGCAGCTCGGCCAGCGGCTGATCAACGGCACCGCAAAGAAGCTCGCCGACGAATTCTTCGCCAACTTCGCCAAGGCCGTTCAAGGCTGA